The following is a genomic window from Shewanella avicenniae.
ACGCTGACCAACTTTATAACGCGGCCTACGCAATTGACTGGCCAGCAGAATTTGATAACCGCGCGACCTTCAGCATTGACTTTCATGGCATGGGCGGTTTTATCAATAACACCCAATTCGGTGCACTTAAGATAAAAGATGCTGTGGTGGATCGTTTCCGCAATGCTGGGCTTAATCGTCCTAACGTGGAACGTACCAATGCTGACATCCGTATTGATGCTCACTATCGTCATGGTCAATTGACCATTTCATTAAACCTGTCAGGCGCGCCGTTACATCAACGTGGCTATCGTCATGGCACAGGTGAAGCGCCATTAAAGGAAAACCTCGCCGCAAATATGCTGGTGAGAGCACAGTGGGATAAAACCAGTACGGTATTTGATCCATTCTGCGGTAGTGGCACGATTTTGATTGAAGCAGCCTTGATGGCTTGTGATGTTGCGCCGGGTTTGCTGCGTCCACGTTATGGTTTCGAACAATGGCGCCGCCATGATCAAGCGAGCTGGACTGAACTGTTAAACGACGCGAAAGCGCGTGCCTTTGTTGGCAAAAAACACTGTCAAGTAAAGTTCTTCGGTAGCGATATTGATTCGCGCATGGTGGCATTGGCAAAACGTAATGCCGCTAACGCAGGTGTTGATCATCTTATTCAATTCAATGCTGCTAACGTGCTTTCAGCCGCCGTACCTGCTGAGTCTGGTTTGCTGATTTCCAACCCGCCATACGGTGAGCGTTTGGGCAATGTGTCTACGTTGTTGCAGCTATATTTCCAATGGGGCGAACTGCTCAAGCAACAGTTTGGTGGCTGGCGCGTGGCTTTGTTGTGCAGCGAGATTGAATTGTTATCGGCACTCAAGTTGAAAGCTGATCGTCAATTGAAGATGTTCAATGGTCCATTAGAGTGTGCTTTTAATCTCTACACCTTGCATGCTAAAAGTACCCGTCGTCAGCAAGACGCATTGACCGAAGGGCAAGAGCTCAGCGAGTTTGCCGCATCCTTTGTTAACCGTATTAAAAAGAATCTTAAGCAGTTAGAAAAATGGGCTGCAAAAGAGGGTATTGATAGCTATCGTCTCTATGATGCTGATATTCCAGAATATAATGTCGCAATTGATCGCTATTTGGATTTTCTTGTTATTCAAGAGTATGCCGCGCCCGCAACCATCCCTGAACAGGTTACGCGTCGTCGACTGAGCGATGTGTTGCTGTCTCTGCCGA
Proteins encoded in this region:
- the rlmKL gene encoding bifunctional 23S rRNA (guanine(2069)-N(7))-methyltransferase RlmK/23S rRNA (guanine(2445)-N(2))-methyltransferase RlmL: MLNCFAAAPKGFEYTLATELTELGAVDVKESVAGVFFNASQETLYRVLLWSRLASRITVVLYQGACDNADQLYNAAYAIDWPAEFDNRATFSIDFHGMGGFINNTQFGALKIKDAVVDRFRNAGLNRPNVERTNADIRIDAHYRHGQLTISLNLSGAPLHQRGYRHGTGEAPLKENLAANMLVRAQWDKTSTVFDPFCGSGTILIEAALMACDVAPGLLRPRYGFEQWRRHDQASWTELLNDAKARAFVGKKHCQVKFFGSDIDSRMVALAKRNAANAGVDHLIQFNAANVLSAAVPAESGLLISNPPYGERLGNVSTLLQLYFQWGELLKQQFGGWRVALLCSEIELLSALKLKADRQLKMFNGPLECAFNLYTLHAKSTRRQQDALTEGQELSEFAASFVNRIKKNLKQLEKWAAKEGIDSYRLYDADIPEYNVAIDRYLDFLVIQEYAAPATIPEQVTRRRLSDVLLSLPSATGVDPERIILKTREKQKGRNQYQKLDSEKLELTTVEYGAKFKLNLSDYLDTGLFLDHRLIRKFVGEKSKDRDVLNLFAYTGTASVHAALGGAKSVTTVDMSNTYLNWAKDNFMLNGLMGRQYHFEQGDCLQWIQDCSLRFDLIFIDPPTFSNSKRMEDSFDVQRDHGAMLTALAGLLNPGGEIVFSNNKRKFKIDEQALTAAGLSIQNLDDRMLPLDFKRNPHIHNTWLLSSNNK